From the Candidatus Abyssobacteria bacterium SURF_5 genome, one window contains:
- a CDS encoding lysine transporter LysE codes for MAHQLLIIFLTSLGIGFTGAVMPGPLLAVTVKESISRSKWSALWLSTGHALCELALVIVLAAGLNRFVFNSSVSGFIGLVGGVILIWMGVGALRSPSYDEGAISSNNPRPPHNLILNGSAVTISNPYWSIWWFLVAPALLIWAAGEAGIAGIITFYIGHILSDFLWFGSVGFAIGSGRRFLTGRGYKLAIQVCGVFLLLFGIYFIGYGGKIIGAFLLH; via the coding sequence ATGGCTCATCAACTCCTCATAATTTTCCTGACCTCACTCGGCATCGGGTTCACCGGGGCCGTAATGCCGGGGCCTTTGCTTGCTGTCACAGTGAAGGAATCGATCAGCCGCAGCAAGTGGTCGGCCTTATGGCTCTCAACCGGTCATGCGCTTTGCGAGCTTGCACTCGTTATCGTACTTGCCGCAGGTCTTAATCGATTTGTCTTCAATAGCAGCGTGTCCGGCTTTATCGGACTTGTTGGCGGCGTAATCCTTATCTGGATGGGCGTCGGCGCGCTCAGAAGTCCTTCTTATGATGAAGGCGCGATTTCCTCAAACAACCCCCGGCCCCCCCACAATCTTATCCTGAACGGTTCGGCTGTTACGATCAGCAACCCCTACTGGTCCATATGGTGGTTCCTGGTAGCCCCGGCGCTTTTGATATGGGCTGCCGGGGAGGCCGGAATCGCGGGAATCATCACATTCTACATCGGCCACATTCTGTCCGATTTCTTGTGGTTTGGATCCGTCGGATTTGCAATCGGTTCCGGCCGGCGCTTTCTGACGGGACGAGGCTATAAGCTGGCAATTCAGGTTTGCGGAGTCTTTTTGCTCCTTTTCGGGATTTATTTCATAGGATATGGAGGCAAAATAATAGGCGCCTTCCTTCTGCATTAA
- the fusA gene encoding elongation factor G, which yields MAKFDVKDIRNVGLVGHGGTGKTSLVERILNETGKTSRMGSVDVGNTVGDYLDEEVTRKFTIALKLTHTDWQKGRIYIIDNPGYADFVGEMAASLAALDSALMLVDGTAGIEVGTITSWRYCDKYHLSRAIFVNKLDKEHSDFYRILASLRESLGDACIPFTIPIGKEAGLKAVVSLWKTADESQVPDDIRGKFSEYREKLLEAAAETDDALTEKYLEEGALSEEETAAGLKKGIASGAIVPVLCGAGEKGIGVKELLDFAMDCLPSPLDVPRRKAKNKKQEYEEIQPDPSAPLAARVFKTMTDPYIGQLTYFRVFSGTVRVETGFYNANKQVQERIGNMFVMQGKEQTSVDSVGPGEIAAIPKLKVTEAGDTMCDSNRFLLFDPIDFPEPMVRLSVKPQSRADEDRIMQALNRIANEDPTFKVYRNQETKEEIIAGMGDLHLNVIMDRLKSKFNVSAETSLPRVPYKETIKGKASARYRHKKQSGGRGQFGEVELELTPKQRGEGFEFEDDIFGGSISKNYVPAVEKGVVEALERGIMAGFPVVDVKVRLYDGMMHSVDSSELAFKIAGSQAVQKAASQTQMALLEPLMEVEVLVPEEFMGDITGIFNSKRGRVLGMEATPHGQIIRVTVPEAEILNFSTELRSITGGRGSYTMKFSHYEEVPAHITQRIIDQAKKEKEEAEK from the coding sequence ATGGCTAAGTTTGATGTAAAGGATATCCGCAATGTGGGCCTAGTCGGCCACGGGGGAACAGGCAAGACTTCCCTCGTGGAGCGCATTCTGAATGAAACAGGCAAAACCAGCCGCATGGGGTCCGTTGATGTCGGAAATACGGTTGGAGATTATCTCGATGAGGAAGTGACGAGGAAATTTACCATTGCCTTGAAGTTGACGCATACCGACTGGCAAAAAGGCCGGATCTACATCATCGACAATCCGGGTTACGCGGATTTTGTCGGTGAAATGGCCGCCTCTCTGGCAGCACTCGATAGCGCACTCATGCTCGTGGATGGGACGGCAGGAATCGAAGTGGGCACGATCACCAGTTGGCGGTACTGCGATAAATACCATCTCTCTCGCGCCATCTTCGTGAACAAGCTCGACAAGGAGCACAGCGACTTCTACAGGATTCTTGCTTCCCTTCGGGAGAGCTTGGGGGATGCCTGTATTCCGTTTACGATACCGATCGGCAAGGAGGCGGGCTTGAAGGCAGTGGTGAGTCTCTGGAAGACGGCGGATGAGTCGCAGGTGCCGGATGATATCCGGGGAAAATTTTCGGAATATCGGGAAAAACTGCTTGAAGCCGCCGCCGAGACGGACGACGCGCTTACCGAAAAATATCTTGAGGAAGGCGCTCTCTCCGAGGAAGAGACCGCAGCAGGCTTGAAAAAAGGCATCGCTTCGGGCGCTATTGTTCCCGTTCTCTGCGGAGCCGGCGAGAAGGGTATCGGGGTAAAGGAATTGCTTGATTTTGCGATGGATTGCCTCCCCTCGCCGCTTGACGTTCCTCGAAGGAAAGCGAAGAACAAGAAACAAGAGTACGAGGAGATTCAGCCGGACCCGTCCGCACCGTTGGCCGCTCGCGTGTTTAAGACCATGACCGACCCGTATATCGGTCAATTGACTTACTTCCGGGTGTTCTCCGGCACCGTTCGCGTCGAAACCGGCTTTTATAACGCGAACAAGCAGGTGCAGGAGCGCATCGGAAACATGTTCGTCATGCAAGGAAAAGAACAGACATCCGTTGATTCAGTCGGCCCGGGTGAAATCGCCGCCATTCCCAAATTGAAAGTTACGGAAGCGGGCGATACCATGTGCGACAGCAACCGCTTCCTTCTCTTCGATCCGATCGATTTCCCGGAACCGATGGTGCGCCTGTCGGTAAAGCCGCAGTCCCGTGCCGATGAAGACAGGATCATGCAGGCTCTCAACCGGATTGCCAATGAGGATCCGACTTTCAAAGTGTATCGAAATCAGGAGACCAAGGAAGAAATCATCGCGGGTATGGGAGACCTTCATTTGAACGTCATCATGGACCGGCTGAAAAGCAAGTTTAATGTTTCGGCCGAAACTTCGCTTCCTCGTGTTCCTTACAAGGAAACGATCAAAGGGAAGGCATCCGCACGGTATCGCCACAAGAAGCAGTCTGGGGGGCGCGGTCAATTCGGTGAAGTCGAGTTGGAACTCACTCCGAAGCAACGCGGAGAAGGCTTTGAATTTGAGGACGATATTTTTGGAGGATCAATCTCAAAGAACTACGTGCCCGCCGTTGAAAAGGGAGTGGTTGAGGCGCTGGAACGGGGCATAATGGCCGGATTTCCGGTTGTAGACGTCAAGGTGCGGCTATATGACGGCATGATGCATTCGGTTGATTCGTCTGAATTGGCCTTTAAGATCGCGGGTTCTCAGGCGGTTCAAAAGGCGGCTTCACAAACGCAAATGGCGTTGCTCGAGCCGCTCATGGAAGTGGAAGTGCTCGTGCCCGAGGAGTTCATGGGCGACATCACGGGCATTTTCAACTCGAAGCGCGGCCGGGTTCTCGGCATGGAAGCCACTCCACACGGACAGATCATCCGGGTAACAGTTCCCGAGGCCGAAATCCTGAATTTTTCCACCGAGCTTCGGTCGATCACCGGCGGGCGGGGCTCGTATACGATGAAGTTCTCTCACTATGAAGAAGTGCCTGCCCATATAACGCAACGTATTATTGATCAGGCGAAAAAGGAAAAGGAAGAAGCCGAAAAATAG
- a CDS encoding NUDIX hydrolase → MKDFVITNVEKIYCGRVVDLSVETIQYPDGSGAKREVVRHPGAVAVVPLLSPHEVILIRQFRYCAGAVLWEIPAGTLERGEDPTECAHRELIEEVGYRAREMERLCAFYTSPGFCNEFLHVFAARNLEPAKAELDKDEQIEAHPVALSEAFRKIDAGEIVDAKTIIGLLKIRQRLQETT, encoded by the coding sequence GTGAAAGATTTTGTCATAACAAATGTGGAAAAAATATATTGCGGCAGGGTGGTCGATCTTTCAGTCGAAACCATACAATATCCGGATGGTAGCGGAGCGAAACGTGAGGTTGTTCGGCATCCGGGGGCAGTAGCCGTTGTGCCATTGCTCTCGCCGCACGAAGTCATCCTGATCCGGCAATTTCGCTATTGTGCGGGAGCAGTTCTCTGGGAGATCCCGGCCGGCACGCTGGAGCGGGGGGAAGATCCCACAGAATGCGCCCACAGAGAACTCATCGAGGAAGTGGGCTATCGCGCACGCGAGATGGAGCGCTTGTGCGCCTTTTATACGTCGCCCGGCTTCTGCAACGAATTTCTTCATGTCTTTGCGGCCCGTAACCTGGAGCCCGCGAAGGCGGAACTTGATAAAGACGAGCAAATCGAGGCGCATCCTGTAGCTTTATCCGAGGCGTTTCGGAAAATAGACGCAGGCGAGATCGTCGACGCGAAGACGATCATCGGCCTCTTGAAGATACGACAGAGACTGCAAGAAACTACATAA
- a CDS encoding cysteine hydrolase → MPKRALIVIDMLKDFVDKRGALYVGPTVDRIVPFVRDKIREARGRGDLVIYLTDDHTPNDKEFQLFPKHAVKGSAGAQIISELKPERGDKVVPKRRFSGLYGTRLERVLKENKVKHVTVTGVCTSICVMDTVGGLRDRGYSVTVPKKGVADFDQQMHRFALTRMEKTYGTEIV, encoded by the coding sequence ATGCCGAAAAGAGCATTGATAGTCATCGATATGTTGAAAGATTTTGTTGATAAGAGAGGGGCGTTATATGTTGGGCCGACAGTCGACCGGATTGTGCCCTTCGTTCGGGATAAAATACGGGAAGCCAGGGGACGTGGCGACCTGGTTATCTATCTCACTGATGACCACACGCCGAATGATAAAGAATTCCAATTGTTCCCGAAGCATGCGGTAAAAGGTTCTGCGGGCGCACAGATTATTTCGGAATTGAAGCCAGAGCGCGGCGACAAGGTCGTCCCGAAACGGAGGTTCTCCGGTTTGTACGGCACCAGGCTTGAACGAGTTCTTAAAGAAAATAAGGTAAAACACGTTACCGTCACCGGCGTTTGCACCTCGATTTGCGTGATGGACACGGTCGGTGGTCTCCGGGACAGGGGTTATTCAGTCACGGTCCCCAAGAAGGGAGTCGCTGACTTCGATCAGCAAATGCACAGGTTTGCCCTCACGCGCATGGAGAAGACATACGGAACTGAAATTGTCTGA
- a CDS encoding helicase produces MLSAKRLIAQNAITALRTEIESAGGNEVFFIGATNEKRMVVKVIPLAHGNQDAVPAITQHARPGDVVIHNHPGGGLTPSSADISIASNLGQAGVGFYIINNSATKVYEVVAAFAREKLELLQEDSLADMLRPGGPIARKLKNYEHRQQQIEMMRAVADAFNRNGIAAIEAGTGTGKTFAYLIPAICWAVRNKERVVLSTNTINLQEQLMRKDIPALLSALNIECKAALVKGRGNYICLRKAAMLEREFDLLAAADERETLQHILAWSKQTRDGSRSDLNFVPKADLWDKVNSESDSCARVNCAHFADCFVNRARREAACADLLVVNHHLLFADLSVRNATQSYSDMAILPGYRRVILDEAHNIEDSATSYFGSHITRLGLLRLLGRIHHAQSRRQEGGLISALRAKLMRAPAGKERVEDLILNIQEEIIPRKNDLEHYINGAFDTLLEFLHNYNLTQRADGELKMRIGTSLRDNERWSHDCLPAVEKLLSELRVFVSRLALVLKKLEEIEREKGSDTDFSDDRIEINAIANRIDSAASTVEDVIFGEGIDHVRWIEAQVRAKNPAVRLYSVPLDVGPALAEQVYVCFPTVVLTSATLTVEGRFDFLFSRIGLDKIDEERIRFLSLPSPFNFAEQAVLGIPTDVPNPGDSGFRDVLVSTIFRCLSITQGRAFLLFTSFSMLGWAYRELAPRLEQELGVNALRQGDDNRTALLERFRRDTTSVLFATLSFWEGVDVEGESLECVVLAKLPFRVPDDPIVQARAEDIERRGGNPFIEFSVPLAVIKFKQGFGRLIRNRTDHGAVLILDKRVAAKYYGRIFLNSLPPCRVVRGTCDEVFEEFQTLFTMLRREQIVSDVAETEKGD; encoded by the coding sequence ATGTTGTCAGCTAAAAGGCTCATAGCGCAAAACGCGATTACAGCTCTCCGGACCGAGATCGAATCCGCCGGCGGGAATGAAGTGTTCTTTATCGGCGCCACCAATGAGAAGCGAATGGTGGTGAAAGTCATTCCGCTTGCGCATGGGAATCAGGATGCGGTTCCTGCAATCACTCAGCATGCGCGTCCTGGCGACGTGGTTATTCACAACCATCCCGGCGGGGGGCTGACGCCATCGTCCGCCGACATCTCGATTGCAAGCAATCTCGGCCAGGCCGGTGTCGGCTTTTATATCATCAATAATTCCGCTACCAAGGTATATGAAGTAGTCGCCGCGTTTGCGCGCGAGAAGCTGGAGTTACTGCAAGAGGATTCTCTTGCCGACATGCTCCGGCCGGGCGGTCCGATCGCGCGCAAACTGAAAAATTATGAGCACCGGCAGCAGCAGATCGAGATGATGCGCGCGGTCGCGGATGCATTCAACCGGAACGGGATCGCCGCGATCGAGGCGGGAACGGGCACGGGAAAAACGTTCGCGTATCTTATTCCGGCAATCTGTTGGGCTGTTCGGAACAAGGAACGCGTCGTTCTTTCCACCAACACGATCAACTTGCAGGAGCAGTTGATGAGGAAAGACATCCCGGCGCTTTTGTCGGCGCTCAATATCGAGTGCAAGGCGGCTCTGGTGAAGGGCCGGGGTAACTACATCTGTCTGCGCAAGGCGGCGATGCTCGAACGCGAGTTCGATCTGCTGGCGGCGGCGGATGAGCGCGAGACGCTCCAGCATATTCTGGCATGGTCGAAACAGACGCGCGACGGCAGCCGGTCGGACCTCAACTTTGTCCCGAAGGCCGATCTCTGGGATAAGGTGAATTCCGAGAGCGATTCGTGCGCCCGGGTCAACTGTGCCCATTTCGCCGACTGCTTTGTTAATCGCGCCCGCCGCGAAGCGGCTTGTGCCGACCTTCTGGTGGTCAATCATCATCTGCTGTTTGCCGATCTTTCCGTCCGCAATGCCACCCAAAGTTATTCGGATATGGCTATTCTGCCGGGATACCGCCGCGTGATTCTCGATGAGGCGCACAACATCGAGGATTCGGCGACCTCATACTTCGGCTCCCACATAACACGCCTCGGCCTTCTCCGCCTGCTCGGGCGCATCCATCATGCGCAGTCGCGCAGGCAGGAAGGCGGATTGATTTCCGCTCTCAGAGCAAAGCTGATGCGTGCGCCAGCCGGAAAGGAGCGCGTCGAGGATCTGATCCTCAACATTCAGGAAGAAATCATTCCCCGGAAAAACGATCTTGAGCATTACATTAATGGCGCGTTCGATACTCTTCTCGAATTCCTTCATAATTACAACTTGACTCAGCGGGCGGACGGCGAGCTGAAGATGCGAATCGGGACGTCGCTCCGGGATAATGAGCGCTGGTCACACGACTGCCTGCCGGCGGTCGAGAAGCTCCTGAGCGAGCTCCGCGTATTCGTATCGCGGCTGGCGCTGGTGCTCAAAAAGCTCGAGGAAATCGAACGGGAAAAAGGCTCCGACACCGATTTCTCGGATGACCGGATCGAAATAAATGCGATCGCGAACCGCATCGACTCCGCCGCCTCCACCGTAGAGGATGTCATCTTTGGTGAGGGTATCGACCATGTCCGATGGATTGAAGCCCAAGTACGCGCCAAAAATCCGGCCGTCCGGCTTTATTCTGTCCCGCTGGACGTGGGGCCCGCCCTCGCGGAGCAGGTGTATGTATGTTTTCCAACGGTTGTGCTCACGTCGGCGACATTGACGGTCGAGGGTCGATTCGATTTTCTTTTTTCACGCATCGGGTTGGATAAGATTGACGAAGAAAGGATTCGGTTCCTTAGCCTGCCTTCGCCTTTCAATTTTGCCGAACAGGCTGTGCTGGGCATTCCCACCGATGTACCCAATCCCGGCGATTCAGGATTTCGCGATGTCCTGGTGTCAACGATCTTTCGCTGCCTCAGCATCACGCAGGGCCGCGCTTTTTTACTATTCACCTCTTTTTCGATGCTGGGATGGGCCTACCGCGAGCTTGCGCCCAGGCTCGAGCAGGAACTCGGCGTCAATGCGCTCCGGCAGGGGGACGATAACCGGACAGCATTGCTCGAGCGGTTCCGGCGCGACACGACATCGGTTCTTTTCGCCACGCTCAGCTTTTGGGAGGGTGTCGACGTGGAGGGCGAATCCCTTGAGTGCGTGGTCCTTGCCAAGCTGCCATTCAGAGTGCCCGACGACCCCATCGTGCAGGCGCGCGCCGAAGATATCGAGCGGCGCGGAGGCAATCCGTTCATCGAGTTTTCAGTCCCCCTGGCAGTCATCAAATTCAAACAGGGATTCGGCCGGCTGATCCGCAATCGCACCGACCACGGCGCCGTCCTCATTCTCGATAAGCGAGTAGCCGCAAAATATTACGGGCGAATTTTCTTGAATTCACTTCCGCCTTGCCGCGTGGTGCGCGGAACCTGCGATGAGGTATTTGAGGAGTTTCAAACCCTCTTCACCATGTTGCGGCGAGAGCAAATCGTCTCGGATGTTGCAGAGACGGAGAAGGGCGATTAA
- a CDS encoding alcohol dehydrogenase, producing MKALMLKGPRDVSLEEVPIAPAGSSGVKIRVKRGLICGTDHSMFTGSFPVPGDYPFFIGHELAGVVEEVGPNVRDIAPGQIAVTNPVLFCGECYRCRNGQQHYCERLTELWKPNGGFSEYIVVDAQQTFTVPEGISLDQAAFAEPVSVCVHCIDMADIKPGMSVAITGAGPIGLILLQLAIRSGAAFTFVSEPVASKREMARRLGADAVVDPSVEDVQEKAFAATGNKGFDVVIEASGNAQAVQDAYNITGSKASLFYFAVYPMDLTLSLSLFMLYFKELTIKGVFFSPYTFPRAINILPKLQLSDLITHRLPLERAAEAFALYETGQPIKIAIEC from the coding sequence ATGAAAGCCTTAATGTTGAAGGGGCCGCGTGATGTGTCATTGGAAGAGGTCCCGATTGCTCCGGCAGGGTCCTCCGGCGTGAAGATACGGGTAAAAAGAGGACTTATCTGTGGGACCGACCACTCGATGTTCACCGGTTCGTTTCCGGTGCCGGGCGATTATCCGTTTTTCATTGGGCATGAATTGGCGGGAGTCGTCGAGGAAGTCGGCCCGAACGTGCGTGATATTGCCCCGGGACAAATCGCCGTGACGAATCCAGTGCTCTTCTGTGGTGAATGCTACCGCTGCCGCAATGGGCAGCAGCATTACTGCGAGCGGCTTACTGAATTGTGGAAACCGAACGGCGGGTTTTCAGAGTATATCGTGGTCGACGCGCAACAAACCTTCACGGTGCCCGAAGGCATCAGCCTGGATCAGGCCGCTTTTGCCGAGCCCGTGTCCGTGTGCGTCCATTGCATCGATATGGCGGATATCAAACCGGGCATGAGCGTAGCGATAACGGGGGCCGGTCCGATAGGGCTGATCCTTCTGCAGTTGGCGATCCGATCGGGAGCGGCTTTCACATTCGTGTCGGAACCGGTGGCCTCGAAGCGAGAGATGGCGCGAAGACTTGGAGCCGATGCAGTTGTAGATCCCTCGGTTGAAGATGTTCAGGAGAAGGCTTTCGCGGCAACCGGCAACAAGGGGTTCGACGTTGTCATAGAAGCATCGGGCAACGCGCAGGCCGTTCAGGACGCCTACAATATCACGGGCAGCAAAGCATCGCTCTTTTACTTCGCCGTTTACCCGATGGACCTGACCTTGTCGCTGAGCCTGTTCATGCTCTACTTCAAAGAGCTGACGATTAAAGGCGTCTTTTTTTCTCCCTATACATTCCCGCGCGCGATCAACATATTGCCAAAACTGCAGCTTTCAGACCTGATCACTCACCGGCTTCCGCTGGAGA